In Gadus chalcogrammus isolate NIFS_2021 chromosome 13, NIFS_Gcha_1.0, whole genome shotgun sequence, a single genomic region encodes these proteins:
- the prph gene encoding peripherin, whose product MSHSSSRATTSYHRTFGGPKVISMSSYSPVSSRMSGGGASGGGGGRYMRSMSPVVSSRSATTYQRGRSSGPSHHQPRISYDKVDFSLAEAVNQEFLATRSNEKQELQELNDRFASFIDKVRYLEQQNGSLQQELNTFKGQHQQGQPSRATDLFQEELRELKRQLDDVGKERDQFHVERDNLAEDLGLLRQRLDEEAQKRAEAEGNLIVFRKDVDDATLARLELERKIESLMDEIEFLKKLHDEEIQDVHVSVQTQHQQMEMVEQTARPDLTAALRDIRAQYETIASKNMHESEEWYKSKFTDLTESAKKNNDSIRQAKQEANESRRQIQSLNCEVDAMKNTNESLLRQMREMEDQFGNEVGNYQDSVGRLEDEIRHLKDEMARHLREYQDLLNVKMALDIEIATYRKLLEGEESRITIPMFNMSNQFSMSNQSSDREYEMIPEVSSKRTVVIKTVETRDGEVIKESRKEQEREADQRDSKDKDSSNEE is encoded by the exons ATGAGCCACTCCTCCAGCCGCGCCACCACCTCCTACCACCGAACCTTCGGCGGCCCCAAAGTCATCTCCATGTCCTCCTactcccccgtctcctcccgcATGTCGGGCGGCGGCGCCAGCGGAGGCGGCGGTGGCCGCTACATGCGCTCCATGTCCCCGGTGGTGTCCTCCCGCTCCGCCACCACCTACCAGCGCGGGCGGAGCAGCGGCCCCAGCCACCACCAGCCGCGAATCTCCTACGACAAGGTGGACTTCAGCCTGGCGGAGGCGGTGAACCAGGAGTTCCTGGCCACGCGCAGCAACGAGAAGCAGGAGCTGCAGGAGCTCAACGACCGCTTCGCCAGCTTCATCGACAAGGTGCGCTACCTGGAGCAGCAGAACGGCAGCCTGCAGCAGGAGCTCAACACCTTCAAGGGGCAGCATCAGCAGGGCCAGCCCAGCCGCGCCACCGACCTCTTCCAGGAGGAGCTGCGGGAGCTCAAGAGGCAGCTGGACGACGTGGGCAAGGAGCGCGACCAGTTCCACGTGGAGCGGGACAACCTGGCCGAGGACCTGGGCCTGCTCCGGCAGAG GCTGGACGAAGAGGCGCAGAAGAGGGCCGAAGCTGAAGGCAACCTGATTGTCTTCCGCAAG GATGTGGACGACGCCACACTGGCCCGCCTGGAGCTGGAGAGGAAGATCGAGTCTCTGATGGACGAGATTGAGTTCCTCAAGAAGCTCCATGATGAG GAGATCCAGGACGTGCACGTGAGCGTGCAGACGCAGCACCAGCAGATGGAGATGGTGGAGCAGACCGCCAGGCCCGACCTCACGGCCGCCCTGAGGGACATCAGAGCCCAGTACGAGACCATCGCCAGCAAGAACATGCATGAGTCTGAGGAGTGGTACAAGTCCAAG TTCACTGACCTCACCGAGTCGGCCAAGAAGAACAACGACTCCATCCGACAGGCCAAGCAGGAAGCCAACGAGTCCCGCAGGCAGATCCAGTCCCTCAACTGTGAGGTGGACGCCATGAAGAACACG AACGAGTCCTTGCTGAGGCAGATGCGTGAGATGGAAGACCAGTTCGGGAACGAGGTCGGGAACTACCAGGACAGCGTGGGCCGTCTGGAGGACGAGATCCGCCACCTGAAGGACGAGATGGCCCGCCACCTGCGGGAGTACCAGGACCTGCTCAACGTCAAGATGGCCCTGGACATCGAGATCGCCACCTACCGCAAGctgctggagggagaggagagccg GATCACCATCCCTATGTTCAACATGAGCAATCAGTTCAGCATGAGCAACCAGTCAAGTGACAGAG AGTATGAGATGATCCCAGAGGTCTCCAGCAAACGCACCGTGGTCATCAAGACCGTGGAGACACGCGATGGAGAG GTGATCAAGGAGTCCAGgaaagagcaggagagagaggcagaccagCGTGACTCCAAGGACAAGGACTCCTCCAATGAGGAGTAG
- the pmela gene encoding premelanosome protein a codes for MGTITLLVLVLAFTSTTVARSKVQFTRFRSWNSRMYPVWRDGDSRFRNCWTGGNVSFEVRNDAPTLTGAKATFNIDLHFPTNQSVLPDGQVVWARNCTVDGRDYVEGQAVYADRASGSRGVGVFPDGSSFNRTQDRKPRYVFVWKTWGRFWQVADGPSSSLSIDTDNVPLGSYKMEVVIYHSRGDDQFIPLGYASTQFSITDQIPFTISLNQINDVNQNDQSFIQNRAIAFNVRLHDPSQYLGSSDITFNWDFGDQTGTLISRDLSVTHTYLSPGAYKPKVVLMATIPNACAETTAVAPVAPVVVVVASTPSPIPADDLALAASVQPATDLAVDTAAEAAVAPAAEGEADAAVVPETVETVEAVVAPGDEEALVVPAAGEAVEVVLAPGDEEALVVPAAGEAVEVVLAPGDEEVVEAAVAPAGEEAVEAAVTPATVEAVEAVVVAGDEVAVEAAVVVPEAEDAVVAAVVPAAEEADEAAVAAAEGEVVEATVAPEAEGVVEAAVAPEAEEVVEAAVAPEAEAVVEAAVAAVDEAAVPTDAAVVAVAVDGVAVEAEEALVVEAATAAPVESVEQVEAVAVVTEAAPAVNVLVPAATESTAVVVEVAAAVDAEAEVAEVEFNEGAVPTVGVVAVELAAEVEVTAENEPAQVALVLTKRQAPEAPADCTVYRYGSLATSVEIIQGIESVEILQVSNVVSLTTELGQNAVDLTISCQGSLPSEVCTVVSDADCVTPVETVCGVALPSPDCQLVLRQFFNGSGEFCVNVSLTNDVSLAVASARVSVTVGSSGSPAGTAATVLGVMVIVGIMGTIGLMYRRVKQYQPLREEGEGSGVNTITSVPLLLWNLLSRQSPGESRPLLQSRGV; via the exons ATGGGGACGATAACTCTGTTGGTTCTGGTATTGGCTTTCACATCTACAACTGTGGCAA GGTCTAAGGTTCAGTTCACACGGTTTCGTTCATGGAACTCAAGAATGTACCCCgtatggagagatggagactcAAGATTCAGAAACTGTTGGACTG GCGGCAACGTATCCTTTGAAGTCCGGAACGACGCGCCCACCCTGACGGGCGCCAAGGCGACCTTCAACATCGACCTCCACTTCCCCACCAACCAATCCGTGCTCCCCGACGGCCAGGTGGTCTGGGCCAGGAACTGCACCGTCGACG GGCGGGACTATGTGGAGGGGCAGGCGGTGTACGCTGACCGGGCCTCAGGCAGCAGAGGAGTCGGGGTGTTCCCAGACGGCTCCTCCTTCAACAGGACTCAGGATCGGAAGCCCCGCTACGTGTTTGTGTGGAAAACTTGGG GTCGCTTCTGGCAGGTGGCCgacggcccctcctcctccctcagcatTGACACCGACAACGTCCCGCTGGGCTCCTACAAAATGGAGGTGGTCATCTACCACAGCCGTGGAGACGACCAGTTCATCCCCCTCGGATACGCCTCAACACAGTTCTCCATCACCG ATCAAATCCCCTTCACCATCTCCCTCAACCAGATCAACGACGTCAACCAGAACGACCAGAGCTTCATCCAGAACCGAGCCATCGCCTTCAATGTCCGGCTCCACGATCCCAGCCAGTACCTGGGCTCCTCCGACATCACCTTCAACTGGGACTTTGGGGACCAGACCGGGACCCTCATCTCCAGGGACCTGAGCGTGACTCACACCTACCTGTCGCCAGGCGCCTACAAACCCAAGGTGGTCCTGATGGCCACCATTCCCAACGCCTGTGCCGAGACCACCGCCG TGGCCCCAGTCGCCCCTGTAGTCGTTGTGGTGGCCTCCACCCCGAGCCCCATCCCAGCTGACGACCTGGCCCTCGCTGCCTCCGTCCAGCCAGCGACCGACCTCGCTGTGGACACAGCAGCCGAGGCCGCCGTGGCCCCTGCagcagagggggaggcagacgcCGCCGTGGTCCCGGAAACCGTAGAGACCGTGGAGGCCGTTGTGGCGCCTGGAGATGAAGAGGCCCTTGTCGTCCCTGCAGCAGGAGAGGCTGTTGAGGTCGTCCTGGCCCCTGGAGATGAAGAGGCCCTCGTCGTCCCTGCAGCAGGAGAGGCTGTTGAGGTCGTCCTGGCCCCAGGAGATGAAGAGGTTGTTGAGGCAGCTGTCGCCCCTGCAGGTGAAGAGGCGGTCGAAGCCGCTGTGACCCCGGCCACCGTAGAGGCTGTGGAGGCCGTTGTGGTCGCTGGAGATGAAGTGGCCGTTGAGGCAGCCGTCGTCGTCCCGGAGGCAGAAGATGCTGTTGTGGCCGCTGTGGTCCCTGCAGCTGAAGAGGCTGATGAGGCCGCTGTAGCCGCTGCAGAGGGAGAGGTTGTTGAGGCCACCGTGGCCCCTGAGGCAGAAGGGGTTGTTGAGGCCGCTGTGGCCCCTGAGGCAGAAGAGGTTGTTGAGGCCGCCGTGGCCCCTGAGGCAGAAGCGGTTGTTGAGGCCGCCGTGGCCGCTGTAGATGAAGCCGCGGTCCCCACCGACGCGGCCGTCGTCGCCGTCGCCGTCGATGGCGTGGCCGTGGAGGCAGAAGAAGCCCTGGTGGTGGAGGCTGCCACTGCCGCTCCGGTGGAGTCAGTGGAGCAGGTGGAGGCGGTTGCCGTGGTAACAGAGGCGGCCCCGGCCGTTAACGTCCTGGTTCCTGCGGCCACTGAGAGCACCGCGGTGGTCGTGGAGGTCGCTGCCGCGGTCGACGCTGAGGCGGAAGTAGCAGAGGTCGAATTCAATGAGGGCGCAGTCCCAACAG TTGGAGTAGTCGCGGTGGAGTTGGCGGCTGAGGTGGAGGTCACCGCGGAGAACGAGCCCGCCCAGGTGGCGCTGGTCCTGACCAAGAGACAGGCCCCCGAAGCCCCCGCAGACTGCACCGTCTACCGCTACGGCTCCCTGGCCACCTCGGTGGAGATCATCC AGGGGATAGAGAGTGTGGAGATCCTGCAGGTTTCCAACGTGGTGTCCCTGACGACTGAGCTGGGGCAGAATGCCGTGGACCTGACCATCAGCTGTCAAGGAAG CCTGCCCAGCGAGGTGTGCACCGTGGTCTCCGACGCCGACTGCGTGACGCCCGTGGAGACGGTGTGCGGCGTGGCGCTGCCGTCCCCGGACTGCCAGCTTGTCCTCCGCCAGTTCTTCAACGGCTCCGGCGAGTTCTGCGTCAATGTGTCGCTCACCAACGACGTGAGCCTCGCCGTGGCCAGCGCCAGAGTCAGCGTCACCGTCG GTTCATCGGGTTCTCCTGCCGGCACCGCCGCTACTGTACTGGGAGTCATGGTCATCGTGGGCATCATGGGCACCATCGGACTGATGTACAG aCGGGTGAAGCAGTACCAGCCCCTgcgggaggagggtgagggcaGTGGGGTCAACACCATCACGTCGGTGCCCCTGCTGCTGTGGAACCTGCTGAGCCGCCAGTCTCCAGGAGAGAGTCGTCCCCTGCTCCAGAGCCGAGGCGTCTAG
- the cdk2 gene encoding cyclin-dependent kinase 2, with protein MDSFQKVEKIGEGTYGVVYKAKNKVTGETVALKKIRLDTETEGVPSTAIREISLLKELSHPNIVKLLDVIHTENKLYLVFEFLHQDLKKFMDSSITGVPLPLVKSYLFQLLQGLAFCHSHRVLHRDLKPQNLLINAQGEIKLADFGLARAFGVPVRTYTHEVVTLWYRAPEILLGCKYYSTAVDLWSLGCIFAEMITKRALFPGDSEIDQLFRIFRTLGTPDETVWPGVTSMPDYKPSFPKWARQDMNKVVPPLDDDGRELLAQMLSYDPNKRISAKNALVHRFFRDVTMPVPHLRL; from the exons ATGGACTCGTTTCAGAAGGTGGAGAAGATCGGCGAGGGGACATATGGCGTGGTCTACAAAGCCAAGAACAAAGTCACGGGCGAGACGGTTGCCCTCAAGAAAATCCGACTAGACAC GGAAACGGAGGGGGTGCCAAGCACGGCCATCCGGGAAATCTCGCTCCTGAAAGAACTCAGTCACCCCAACATTGTCAA gctGCTGGACGTCATCCACACGGAAAATAAGCTCTACCTCGTCTTCGAGTTCCTTCACCAGGACCTGAAGAAGTTCATGGACTCCTCCATCACCGGCGTCCCCCTGCCCCTGGTGAAG AGCTACCTCTTCCAGCTGCTGCAGGGCCTTGCCTTCTGTCACTCCCACCGGGTCCTCCACCGGGACCTGAAGCCCCAGAACCTTCTCATCAACGCCCAGGGGGAGATCAAGCTGGCCGACTTCGGCCTGGCCAGGGCCTTCGGGGTGCCGGTCCGCACGTACACGCATGAG GTGGTGACGCTCTGGTACCGAGCTCCAGAGATCCTCCTGGGCTGTAAATACTACTCCACAGCCGTGGACCTGTGGAGCCTGGGCTGCATCTTCGCTGAGATG atCACCAAGCGGGCCCTGTTCCCCGGGGACTCGGAGATCGACCAGCTGTTCCGGATCTTCCGGACGCTGGGAACGCCGGACGAGACGGTGTGGCCGGGCGTCACCTCCATGCCCGACTACAAGCCCTCCTTCCCCAAGTGGGCGCGGCAGGACATGAACAAGGTGGTCCCCCCGCTGGACGACGACGGCCGCGAGCTGCTGGCG CAAATGTTGAGTTACGACCCCAACAAGAGGATATCGGCCAAAAACGCTCTCGTCCACCGGTTCTTCCGCGACGTCACTATGCCCGTCCCGCACCTGCGACTCTGA